The sequence ACCGGCAATGGCCGAGATGTTCAGACAGGCGCCTACGCCGATGCGGCCGAGGCCGTTTCGCGGCACACTATCGCCCCCATGACCCGCAAGATCATCCACTGCGATTGCGACTGCTTTTACGCCGCGATCGAGATGCGCGACGACCCGACCCTGGTGGGCCGGCCGGTCGCCGTGGGCGGTCGGGCCGAGACGCGCGGCGTGATCGCCACCTGCAACTACGAGGCGCGCGCCTTCGGCGTGCGCTCGGCGATGCCCACCGGGCGCGCGCTGCGCCTGTGCCCCGAGCTGGTGGTGCTGCCGCCGGACTTCGAACGCTACCGCGCCGCCTCGCGCCAGATCCTGGCCATCTACCGCGACTACACCGACAAGGTCGAGCCGCTGTCGCTCGATGAGGCCTACCTCGACGTGACCGGGGTGGACCGCTGCCGCGGCAGCGCCACGCTGATGGCCGAGGAGATCCGCGCGCGCATCTTTGCCGAGGTGGGCATCACCGCCTCGGCCGGCATCGCGCCCAACAAATTTCTCGCCAAGATCGCCAGCGACTGGCGCAAGCCCAACGGCCAGTTCGTGATCCGTCCGGAAGAGGTGGACGCCTTCGTGGTCGATCTTCCGGTCAAGAAGCTGTTCGGCGTCGGGCAGGTGACGGCGGCGCGGATGGAGCGCCTCGGCGTGAATACCTGCGGGCAGTTGCGCGAGTGGTCGCTGGCCGACCTGATCGCCAAGTTCGGCTCCTTCGGGCGCAGCCTGCACCGCCTGTGCCGCGGCATCGACGAGCGCGCCGTGTCGCCCGACCGGCCGCGCAAATCGCTGTCGGTCGAGACCACCTATGTCACCGATCTGCCCGACCTGGCCGCTTGCGTGAGCGCGGTCGAAGCGCTGCTGGAGGACTTCCACCGCCGCTTCGGCCGCCTGACCCCGGCACCGCCGGTGCACAAGGCCTTCGTCAAGATCCGCTTCAACGACTTCACCCGTACCACAGCCGAATGCTTGGCCACCTCGCCCGCGGCGGTCGACTGGCCGGCGCTGCTCGCCACCGCCCACGCCCGCCGCGACCGGCCGGTGCGCCTGCTCGGCGTGGGCGTGCGCTTCGTCGAGGAAGACACCGAGTCGGCGCGCGGCGCGCAGGCCGGCTTGTTCGACTGAGGCGTGTGCTCAGGGCGTAGTGGCGAGCAAGGCGCGTCCTCGGTGACACGCCGAGCGTCGGTGCCGAGGTTTATGTGCCGTCCGTGCAAGTCGCATGACTTCAACTGCGAGACGGCTACATCCGACAGTGACGTGGCGTGGTTGTTCGCTAAACTAGTGTCACGAAGGCCGGCGCATGACCGGCCGCGGTTTGCCGGGCGTCGTCCGCTGTACGCCGGCGTCGCAGACCACAGAGAGACAAGGAGACCGCATGTCGCGGGCGATCAAGATCTTCCAGGGGCGGTTCGGGCGGGTAGCGCTGCTCGACATGGACAAACCCCTGGTCCCGCATGCGCACCACCATTGCCATGCGCTGATCAAGGTCAGTGGGCCGGATACCTATTTCACCGTGCGCGGTGAGCGTCAGCCCCTGACCGAAGACACCGTGGTGCTCGTCAACGCCTGGGAGTCGCACGCCTATGCCTGCCACAGCCCCGAGGTGGGGCACACGGTGTTGCTGGCGCTCTACATCGAGCCGGGCTGGCTGGCGGAGATTCAGCGCCAGCTCACGGTGAGTGCGCACCCCCATTTCTTTCCGCGTCCCTGCGTGGCCATCTCGCCCGCGGCGCGGCGCATGACCGACGCGCTGGCGGGCGAGATGCTGGTGGCCGACAGCATCGCGCCCCAGCGGCTCGAATCCCAGCTGTTCGACCTGATGATCACCGTCATCGACCGCAATTCCGAGTGGCGTAACTTCACCGAGCTGGCCCGTTCCACGCAGCGCCAGACCACGGACCCCCGCATCCGTCGGGCCATGGCAATGATGCGCGACAACGTGGGGCAGGGCCTGGACATGAATCAGGTCGCCGGCGAATGCGGCCTGTCGCGGGCGCATTTCTTCACCCTGTTCCGGCGCAGCACCAACCTCACCCCGACGGTGTACGCCAACGTGCTGCGCATGGAGTCGGCCATCCGCAACCTGAGTGCCCGCCAGGCCTCGATCGCCGACATCTCGCTGGACATCGGCTTTTCCGCGCAACCGCATTTCACCCGCTTCTTCCGCGAGCACCTGGGTATCACCCCGAGCGAATACCGCAAGGTGGTGGACCTGGTCGATGCCGACACCGTGCCGCACGCCTGACCGGGCGCCGCACGTCGCCCCCCGCAAAAAAATCAGACGCTAAGGTAAATCCTCAGACAGGTCGGTAAGGGGCCGGCGCGCCCCTTTCTCTATCGTTCCTCCTGACCCGGCACCGCCGGGCACACAGCCAAGCGCCCGCCGAGGCGCGACGCACGGAGGAGGAGCATGGACCGCATCAATCCTGGGCGCGCGCATCGGCGCGCGCCAGTCGCGACTGCCATCCAGGCGCGGGAGCCTGGACGATGAAGCGCGAGATACCCGCCGCGGTGGCGGGACAAGAGGCGCCGTTCCTGGGTCGTCCGATCGAGCGCGTCGAGGACGCCGCGCTGCTGACCGGCCGCGGCCGCTATGGCGACGATCTGGGCGTCAAGCCCGGCACCCTGCATGCCGCTGTGCTGCGTTCGCCGCATGCCCACGCCCTGCTCAACCGCATCGACACCGCCGCCGCCGAGACGTTGCCCGGAGTCCGCGCCGTGTTGACCGGCGAGGATGTGCGCCGATGGTCGCGGCCCTTCGTCGTCGGCGTGAAACAGCCGATGGAGCACTGGTCGCTGGCCATAGACCGGGTGCGCTACGTGGGCGAGCCGGTGGCGGTGGTGATCGCCGAGGACCGCTACCTGGCCGAGGACGCCATCGACCTGATCCGGGTCGACTACACCCCGCAGCCGGCCGTCACCCGTATCGAGGCCGCGGTCGCCGAAGGTGCGCCGGTGCTGCATCCGGCGGTCGGTAGCAACGTGGTCAGCGACCGGCACTTCCGCTATGGCGACCCCGAATCGGCCTTTGCCGCCGCGCCGCACCAGGTGTCGCTGACGGTGGATTTCCCGCGCAACTCGTGCACGCCCATCGAAGGCGGGGTGGTGATCGCGGAATACCTGGCCGGGGACGAAGGCTACGAAGTTACCTCCAACTTCATGGGCCCGTTCTCCATGCATGCGGTCATGGCGCTGGCCCTCCAGGTGCCGGGGGCAAGGCTGCGCCACAAGGTGCCGCGTGATTCGGGCGGCAGTTTCGGCGTCAAGCAGAGCGTGTTCGCCTACGTGGTGCTCATGTGCCTGGCCTCGCGCAAGGCCGGTGCGCCGGTGAAGTGGGTCGAGGACCGGCTCGAGCACCTCACGGCGGCCACTTCCGCCACCGGCCGGCTGGCGACGGTGAGCGCGGCGGTGGAGGCGGACGGGCGGATCACGGCCCTGTCCTTCGACCAGTTCGACGATGTGGGCGGCTACCTGCGCGCACCCGAGCCGGCCACCTTCTATCGCATGCACGGCTGCCTGACCGGCGCCTATGCCATCGAGCACCTGCGGGTGCGCAACCGGGTGGTGCTGACCAACAAGACGCCCACCGGCCTGGTGCGCGGCTTCGGCGGGCCGCAAGTGTACTTCGCCCTCGAACGCCTGGTGCAGCGGATCGCGGTCGAACTCGGGCTGGACCCGCTGGCGGTCTTCCGCCGCAATTTCATCCCGCCCGGCGCCTTCCCCTATCGCGCCGCCGCCGGTGCGCTGCTCGATTCCGGCGACTATCCGGCGGCCCTCGAGCTGGCGGTGCGTGAAGGCGGCCTCGCCGAGCTGGAGCGTCGCCGCGACGAAGCACGCCAGGCCGGCCGGCTCTACGGCATCGGCTTCGCCGCCATCGTCGAGCCGTCCATCTCCAACATGGGCTACATCACCACTGCGCTGACGCCCGAGCAGCGCGCCAAGGCCGGCCCCAAGAACGGCGGCATCGCCAGCGCGACGGTCAGCATCGACCTGCTCGGCAGCGTCAGCGTGACGGTGGCCTCGGCGCCGGCCGGGCAGGGGCACATGACGGTGTGCGCCCAGGTGGTGGCCGATGTCCTCGGCCTGCGGCCGGAGCAGATCGTCGCCAACGTGGAGTTCGATTCGCAGAAGGACGCCTGGTCGGTGGCGGCCGGCAACTATTCCAGTCGCTTCGCCGGCGCGGTGGCCGGCACGGTGCATCTGGCCGCGGTCAAGATCCGCGACAAGCTCGCCCGCATCGCCGCCCACCAGTTCGGCACCACGGCGGACCGGATCGTGTTCGCCGACGGCCAGATCCATCCTCTCGGTGCGCCGGAGCAGGGCGCGCCCTTCGCCCGCACCGCCAGCAGCGCCCACTGGGCGCCGGCCCTGTTGCCCGAAGGCGAGCCGGTGGGCCTGCGCGAGACCATGTTCTGGACGCCGCCGCAGCTGAGCGCGCCGGACGCGCAGGACCGGGTGAACACCTCGGCCGCCTACGGCTTCGTCTTCGATATCTGCGCGGTGGAGATCGACCGCGATACCGGCCGGGTGCGCATCGACCGCTATGTCACCGCCCATGACGCCGGCCGCATTCTCAACCCGGCGCTGGCCGACGGCCAGATCCGCGGTGCCTTCGCCCAAGGGCTGGGCGCGGCGCTGATGGAGGAGTTCCGCTACGCCGACGACGGCGGCTTTCTCTCCGGCACCTTCGCCGACTACCTGGTGCCCACCAGCTGCGAGGTACCCGATCCGGTGATCCTGCATAGGGAGACCCCGTCGCCCTTCACGCCGCTGGGCGCCAAGGGCCTGGGAGAGGGCAACAACATGAGCACACCGGTGTGCGTGGCCAACGCGGTGGCCGATGCGCTCTCGCCGCTGGGCGACTTCGCCGAGCTGCGCCTGCCGCTCACGCCCGACCGAGTGCTGGGCCTGATCGGCTTCGACGACCCGGCCCCTTCACGGCCGCTGGCACAGGCCGCCGAGCCTGCGCCCTCGGGCGGCGGCCGGGCGCTGACGGCCTCGGGCAGCACCGACATCGGCGCGCCGCCCGAGGCGGTGTTCCGCGTGCTGCTCGACCCGGAGGCCCTAGCGCGGGTGATCCCCGGCTGCCACCAGCTCGACCGCATCGGCGACAACCGCTATCGCGCCGACGTGACCGTGGGCGTTGGCCTGGTGAAGGCCCGCTACGAAGCCGAGATCGCCCTGTCCGATCTGGACCCGCCGCATGCGCTGCGGCTCGCCGGCAGCGGCATGTCCTCACTGGGCAGCGCGCGCGGGGCGGGGCAGGTGCGCCTCGAGGCGATCCCGGAAGGCACTCGCCTGAGCTACGACTATCGCGCCGAAGTCAGCGGCAAGGTGGCCGCCGTCGGCAGCCGCATGCTCGAAGGGGCGGCGCGCGTGGTGCTCGGCCAGCTCTTCGAACAACTCGGCCGCCAGGCGACGGGGGCCGCACCGCGGCGCCTCTCCTGGTGGGCCCGCCTGCTCAAACGCCTGGGGTGGTTCCAATGAAGCCCGCCGCATTCGACTACATCCGCATCGATTCGGCCGAAGAGGCCGCCGCGCTGCTCGCCGAACTGGGCGAGGATGCCCGCATCCTGGCCGGCGGCCAGTCCCTGGTCACGGTGCTCAACATGCGCCTGGCCCAGCCCGCCTGCCTGCTCGACATCTCCCGTTGCCCGTCGCTGGACTATGCACGTCTCGAGCGCGGTGCGCTGGTGATCGGCGCCGCCGCCACCCAGGGCAGCGTCCAGTGGCGCGCGGGGCTGGCCGGCGAGGTGCCGCTGCTGGCGCAGGCCTTTCCCAACATCTCCCATTTCCAGGTGCGCAACCGCGGCACGGTGTGCGGCTCGGTGGCCCATGCGGACCCGAGCGCGGAGCTGCCCCTGTGCCTGGCGACGCTGGAAGGCGAGGTGGTGTTGCGCTCGCGTCGCGGCAGCCGCGTGGTGAAGGCGGGTGACTTCTTTCAGGGCATGTTGATGACCGCCTGCCGGTCGGACGAGCTGGTCGAGGCGGTGCGCTATCCGCTCGCCCGTGCCGGCACCGGCTATGCCTTCGAGGAGTTCTCGCTACGACATGGCGATTTCGCCATCGCCGCCTGCGCCGCAGCCGTCGATGGCGACGGCATCCGGCTCGGGGTAGGGGGCGTGGCCGACCGCCCAGTGGTCACGCGCCTGCCGCGTCTGGCCGGCGCCGCGCTGGACGACGCGCTCAACGACCTGGCGTGGTCGCTCGAGGCCCGCGACGACACCCATGCCAGCGCCGCCTATCGCCGTCATCTGGTGCGCCGCATCGGGCGCCGGGTGATCGAAGCGGCCGAACGCCAGCCGTCCATGGAACAAGGAGATCCGCAATGAACCGCCTCGATCAGCGTCAGCCTCACCTCGTGAGCCTGACCCTCAACGGCCTCCGCCGCACCGGCCGCGCCGAGCCCCGGATGCTGCTGTCCGACTTCCTGCGCCATGAACTGGGTGCCACCGGCACCCACGTGGGCTGCGAGCACGGCGTCTGCGGTGCGTGCACGGTGCGCATCGACGGCGTCGCCGCGCGCGCCTGCCTGACCCTGGCGGTGCAGGTGGATGGCCGCCGGGTGGACACCGTGGAGGGGCTGGCCGAGCCTTCCGGCACGCTCGGCGACCTGCAACAGGCCTTCCGCCGTCATCACGCCCTGCAGTGCGGTTTCTGCACCGCCGGCATCCTCATGTCCTGTGCCGATTTTCTCGAACGGGTGAGCGCGCCCACCGAGGCCCAGGTGCGCGACATGCTGTCCGGCCACCTGTGCCGGTGCACCGGCTACACCCCCATCGTCGCGGCGATTCTCGAGGTCGCGGCGCTACGTCAAAACACACAACACCCCCAACCCCGGAAAACAGAGACGGAGACTCTCGATGCTTGATCTCGGACGCACCTTTCTCCAGAGCGTGGAGCGCAATCCCGACGCCGTTGCGGTGGTCGACGGCCCCCTGCGCCTGACCTATTCGGAATGGCATGTGCGCATCCGGTCGGTCGCCGCCGGGCTGAAGGCCCAGGGACTCGGCCACGGCGACCATCTGCTGGTGGTGCTGCAGAACCGCTGGGAGATGGCAACGCTGCATTGGGCCTGCCAGTTCCTCGGCGTGGTGGTGACGCCGCTCAACTGGCGCGCCAAGCCGGAGGAGATCGATTACTGCCTGGCGGACTCGGGCGCCAGGGCCCTGGTGTTCGAGGCGACCTCGGCCGGGGCGGTGGCCGAGTCCGCCGAAGCCGACAAGGTGCTGCGCATCGGGGTCGACGCCCCGGCCGGCGCCAGGCTCAGCTTCGAGGCCCTGCTCGACGCGTGCCCGCTGGAAGATGGCCCCCAGGCCAGCGCCGACGATGTCTCCCTGATGCTCTACACCTCGGGTACCACCGGCAAGCCCAAGGGCGTGCCCCGCCGGCACCGCCAGGAGCGCGCCGCCGCGCTCGCCCATGTGGCGCAGAACCTCTACCGCAACGGCGAGCGCACCCTGGGGGTGATGCCGCTCTACCACACCATGGGCGTGCGCTCCCTGCTCGCCATGGCGCTGATCGACGGGCGCTTCGTGTGCATGCCGCGGTTCTCGGCGGGCGAGGCGATCGCGCTGATCGAGGCCGAGGCGGTCACCAACCTGTACCTGGTGCCGACGCTCTACCACGACATGCTCGGCCACCCGGATTTCAGCCCCGCCAGGGTGGCCTCGGTGCGCAAGCTGGGCTTTGCCGGCGCGCCCATGCATGACGCCCTGCTGCTGCGACTGGACGAGGCCTTCCGTCCGGAACTGTTCGTCAATCACTACGGCAGCTCCGAGGTCTACACCTTCACCATCAACCAGGATGCCCGCGCCAAGCCGGGTTGCGCCGGTCGTGCCGGCCTCAATGCCCGCATCCGGGTGGTGGGCTTCGGCAGCACCGATCCGGAGGCGCGCGTGGTGCCGGGCGAGGAGGGGCAGATCATCGCCGACCTGGCCGGCGACGAAGCCTTCGAGGCCTACTGGAACCGCCCCGACGCCAACGCCAAGTCCTTGCACAACGGCTGGTACTTCACCGGCGACACCGGCTACTTCGACGCGGACGGCGACCTGTTCGTCACCGGCCGGGTGGACGACATGATCATCAGCGGCGGCGAAAACATCTCGCCGGTGGATATCGAGTCGGTGCTGTCGCTGCATCCGGCGGTGGACGAGGTGGCGGTCGCCGGGCTCAAGGACGAGCGCTGGGGCCAACGCGTGGTGGCCTTCATCAAGCGCAAGGACAGCATCGCCGCCGAGGCGCTGGACGCGCACTGCCGCACCACCGACCTGGCCAACTTCAAGCGCCCGCGCGACTACGTGTTCGTGCGCGAGATTCCCAAATCCCCGGTGGGCAAGATCCTGCGCCGCAAGCTGGTGAGCGGCGAGTACGAGCCCGAAGGCTGAGGCCGGGCCGCGATCACGTCTGGCCCACCCCCGACCCCAAGACAGACCGAATCCATCCAAGGAGCGACACATGACAAACCTGATCCATCCCGCCGAACGCCTGCTGTCCGAGCTTGACGGCTTCAGCGTCGAGATCGACGCCGCGCGCCAGCGTGCCGACATCATCCTCAACCGCCCGCCCTTCAACATCATCTCCATGCCCCAGCGCGACCAGTTGCGGGTGGTGTTCGAAGCCCTCGACGCCGACCCGCGGGTGCGGGTGATCGTGCTGCGCGCCTTGGGCGAGCACTTCTCCAGCGGTGGCGACATCAAGGGCTTTCTCGAGGCCACGCCGGAGCATGTCTCCAAGCTGGCCTGGAACATCGCGGCACCGGCGCGCTGCTCGAAGCCGGTGATCGCGGCCAACCGGGGTTTCTGCTTCGGCGTCGGCTTCGAGATCTCCCTGGCCTGCGATTTCCGCATCGCCACCGAGACCACGCGCTATGCGCTGCCCGAGCAGAAGCTGGGCCAGATCCCCGGCTCCGGCGGCTCCGCCCGCTTGCAGAAGATGGTGGGCATCGGCCGCACCAAGGACATCGTGATGCGCTCGCGCCGCATCCTCGGCAAGCAGGCCTATGACTGGGGGGTGGCGGTCGAGTGCGTTGCCGACGACCAGCTCGAAGCGGCCACCGATGCGCTGGTGGCGGAACTCGTCGAGTTCTCCCCGCTGGCCCAGCGCACCGCCAAGAAACTGCTCAACGACACCGAGGATGCGCCCCTGTCCACCTCGATCGAGCTCGAAGGCCATTGCTACAGCCGGCTGCGTAGCTCAGAGGACTTCCGCGAGGGGGTCGAGGCCTTCCATGGCAAGCGCAAGCCGACCTTCGTGGGCAAGTGAGCATGAGCGCGCTGCAGCCGATCTGGCATCGCGACTGGAGCCCCGGGGAACTGGCGGACCTGACCCGCGACACCCTGGTGTCGCACCTGGGGATCGAGTTCGTGGAGATATTCCCCGATGCCTTGTGCGCACGCATGGCGGTGCGGGCCGAGACCGCCCAGCGCCTGGGCTTCCTGCACGGCGGCGCCTCGGTCGCGCTGGCCGAGACCACGGGCAGCCTGGCCAGCCAGATGTGCATCGATCGCGAGCAGTACGCCAGCGTCGGCCTGGAGATCAACGCCAATCATGTGCGGCCGGTGCCCAAGGGACAGTCGGTGCAAGCCACCGCCCGTCCGGTGCACCTGGGGCGCCAGAGTCACATCTGGGAAATCCGCATCGAAACCGCTGAAGGAAAGCTGGCCTGCATCGCCCGCCTGACCACCGCGATCCAGCCCCGAGCCGGGCTGGCCGCGCGGGGCCGGACCGGGCATTCGACAACCCAAGACCTATAACGCGACAGCATCAGTCCACCCACAGGAGGAAGCCATCATGGCTGAAAGAGACAACAGTGGCATCATCGAGCGCGCACCCGGTTTCCGCGAGGGGCTGCGGGATCTTCCCGGCGCGCTCAACCTCAGTTCCATCAGCGCCGGCACGGTCGCCGCCATCTTCGGGTGTTCCGGCCCGGCGCTGATCGTCATCGGCGCCGCCGCCGCGGGCAAGCTCTCCAGCGGCCAGACGGTCGCCTGGCTGCTGGCCATCTACGGCCTCGGCGGGCTCATCAGCCTGATCATGGCGTTGCGCTACAAGATGCCGATCAACGGCGCCTATTCCATTCCGGGCGCCGCGATCATGACGGCTGCCTTTGCCTCCTTCAGTTTTCCGGAGGTGGTCGGGGCCTTCATCATGTCCGGCGCGATCGTCCTGCTGCTCGGGCTCACCGGCGTGATCGGCCGGGTCATGCGATGGTTGCCCATGCCGATCGTGATGGCGATGATCGCCGGGGCGATGATCCGTTTCGGTGTCGGAGCGGTCAATTCGGTGTCCGCCGCGCCCCTCATCGCGGGCAGTGCCGCCATCGCCTTCTTCGTGACCATGCGCTTCACCAAGCGCTTCCCGCCGGTGCTGGCGGCGCTGCTGGTCGGGCTTGTCGCGGCCATCGCGACCGGTTCGATCCAGACGGCGACCGTCAATATCGACTTCGTCGCCCCGGAGTTCACCACGCCGGTGTTCACCCTCGCCGCCTTCTTCGGGGTGGCGGTGCCGCTGGCCGCGCTGGTCATCGGCGCCGAGAACGCCCAGGCCATCGGCGTGCTCATGGCCGAGGGCTACAAGCCGCCCGCCAACGCCATGACGGTCATCAGCGGTATCGGCGGCATCGTGGCCGGTTTCATGGGCGGGCATAACGCCAACATCGCCGGCCCGATGACGGCCATCTGCTCCTCGGAGCAGGCGGGCGAGGATCGGAGCAAGCGCTATGGCGCCTCGGTGGTCAATGGCGTGCTGTTCGGCGCCTTCGGCCTGCTGGCCGGGGTGGCGGTGCCCTTCGTGCTGGCCCTGCCCAAGCCGCTGATCGCGGTGGTGGCCGGGCTGGCGATGATCGGGGTGTTGCTCAGTGCGCTCCAGCACGGTTTCTCGCGCCACCAGGGCAGCCAGACCGGTGCCTTCGTGGCCCTGGTGGTGGCGATGAGTTCCATCAAGCTGTTCGGCATCAGTGCGCCGTTCTGGGCGCTGGTGGCCGGTGTCGTCGTGTCGATTCTGGCCGACCGGGTCCAGGCGCCGGCCATGGTCGCGCAGGGCGAGGTCGAGGCCGAAGCGGCGCGCTGAGCGCGGGCCGTATCTTGAGGTGAGGGCCCCGCGCCTTGGCCGGGGCCCGTGTGACCGGGGGAAGGATCATGACGGAACAGGATGCCGTGCTGGCGCAATGGCTGCGGCTGGCGGAAACCGGCGGGCAGGGAGTGCTGGCGACGGTGGTGAAGGTGGAAGGCTCGTCCTATCGCCGCCCCGGTGCACGCATGCTGATCGATGCCGACGGCGGCTACGTCGGCACCCTCAGCGGCGGTTGCCTCGAAGGGCATCTGGTCAAGCGTGCCTGGTGGCTGACCGAGCGGGAGCCGGCGGTGGTGTGTCGTTACGACACGGCCGCCGACGAGGATGCGCAGTGGTCCTTCGGGCTCGGTTGCGATGGCGCCATTCATGTGCTGCTCGAACGCCTGGACGGTTGTGCAAGCAATCCTCTGCTGGCGGCAATCGGGTCGGCACAGCGACAGATGCGCGCAACGGGAGCGGCCGTGGTGATTGCGCAGCAGGGGACAGCGGTGAAGGTCGGTGCGCGGCGGGTCCATCTGTCGGAAGGGCCGCACGACGGCGGCTTCGGGGACCATGCGCTGATGGCGCGTGTGGATGCCGACCTGGCCGACGTCATCGAGTGCGGGCGCTCCGCACACCGGCGCTATGCCCTGGCGCGAGGGGGGGCGGTCGAGGTTTTCCTGGAATGCTTCGCACCGCCACCGCGTCTCGTGGTCTTTGGCGCGGGCCACGACGCCGTGCCCCTGGTGCGATTGGCCAAGTGCTTGGGGTGGCATGTCACCGTGGCGGACGGGCGGCCGCACTTTGCCCGCCCCGATCGCTTTCCCGAGGCGGATCGCGTGTGCGCCACGACGGCAGGCGACCCGCTGGCGGGCTGCGAGGTGAGTTCGCAGTGTGCGGTCGTGGTCATGACGCACAGCGTCGACCAGGACCGGGCGCTGTTGCGCCGTCTGCTGCCCTTGGGGCTGCCGTATCTGGGCCAGCTCGGGCCGCGCACACGCACCGATCGCCTGATCGACGAACTTGCCTCGGCCGGTGCGATCGATCCGCAGCTTGGCCGCACGACGCTGCACTATCCTGTCGGGCTCGACATCGGTGCCGACAACGCCGAGGAGATCGCGCTCGCGGTCATCGCGGAAATCACCGCCGTTCGCGCCGGACGCTCGGGCGGGATGCTGCGCCGGCGTGAAGGGCCGCTGCACCTCCGCGATCCGCAGATGGCGACGGTCACGCTCTGCCCGGCCAGCGGTCAGATCGCAGCCTGACGCTTCCTGAATGTAGGCCGGTGTCCGACCTCGCGCTCAGCAAGATGCGCGTGCTGATGGCGACGGTGCCACCATCGAACGCAGCCGCGCAACGGCCGCGCGCGCCTCCGCTTCAATGCGATTGACGATGTCGGCCAGCGGCTCGATGCGGTCGGCAAAGGCCACCGACTGGCCCACCGACAGCACGCCGAGGTCGGCGTTGCCGGTCTCATAGGCGCGGCGGCCGATACGGCCGGCGATGTGCGGCATCAGCGCGTCGAGGTCGCCGCCGACTTCGCGCTCGATCTGCTGCACGGTGT comes from Denitromonas sp. and encodes:
- a CDS encoding hotdog fold thioesterase — its product is MSALQPIWHRDWSPGELADLTRDTLVSHLGIEFVEIFPDALCARMAVRAETAQRLGFLHGGASVALAETTGSLASQMCIDREQYASVGLEINANHVRPVPKGQSVQATARPVHLGRQSHIWEIRIETAEGKLACIARLTTAIQPRAGLAARGRTGHSTTQDL
- a CDS encoding benzoate/H(+) symporter BenE family transporter gives rise to the protein MAERDNSGIIERAPGFREGLRDLPGALNLSSISAGTVAAIFGCSGPALIVIGAAAAGKLSSGQTVAWLLAIYGLGGLISLIMALRYKMPINGAYSIPGAAIMTAAFASFSFPEVVGAFIMSGAIVLLLGLTGVIGRVMRWLPMPIVMAMIAGAMIRFGVGAVNSVSAAPLIAGSAAIAFFVTMRFTKRFPPVLAALLVGLVAAIATGSIQTATVNIDFVAPEFTTPVFTLAAFFGVAVPLAALVIGAENAQAIGVLMAEGYKPPANAMTVISGIGGIVAGFMGGHNANIAGPMTAICSSEQAGEDRSKRYGASVVNGVLFGAFGLLAGVAVPFVLALPKPLIAVVAGLAMIGVLLSALQHGFSRHQGSQTGAFVALVVAMSSIKLFGISAPFWALVAGVVVSILADRVQAPAMVAQGEVEAEAAR
- a CDS encoding XdhC family protein, with the translated sequence MTEQDAVLAQWLRLAETGGQGVLATVVKVEGSSYRRPGARMLIDADGGYVGTLSGGCLEGHLVKRAWWLTEREPAVVCRYDTAADEDAQWSFGLGCDGAIHVLLERLDGCASNPLLAAIGSAQRQMRATGAAVVIAQQGTAVKVGARRVHLSEGPHDGGFGDHALMARVDADLADVIECGRSAHRRYALARGGAVEVFLECFAPPPRLVVFGAGHDAVPLVRLAKCLGWHVTVADGRPHFARPDRFPEADRVCATTAGDPLAGCEVSSQCAVVVMTHSVDQDRALLRRLLPLGLPYLGQLGPRTRTDRLIDELASAGAIDPQLGRTTLHYPVGLDIGADNAEEIALAVIAEITAVRAGRSGGMLRRREGPLHLRDPQMATVTLCPASGQIAA